A region from the Leptospirillum ferriphilum ML-04 genome encodes:
- a CDS encoding cytochrome b N-terminal domain-containing protein, with the protein MNRAYVVFSNVFLHVHPVKVRRSALRMRYTFCLGGITLFLFIMLAVTGIWLMFYYTPYTGLAYNNIQDLQFVIFGGNLMRDLHRFAAHGMVLFVWLHMTRVFLTGAYKAPREFNWVVGVLLLVMTLILSWTGYLLPWDQLAYWAVTVGTKMASYTPFIGQNGPWGAQLGFLPTNDIMFMLIGGTVVGQNALIRFYVLHCVVLPLFVTIALAVHFWRIRKDGFSGPL; encoded by the coding sequence ATGAACCGGGCCTATGTAGTCTTCAGTAACGTATTTCTGCATGTTCACCCGGTCAAGGTGCGACGGAGTGCATTGCGGATGCGCTACACGTTCTGTCTCGGTGGAATTACGCTCTTCCTGTTTATCATGCTGGCAGTGACCGGAATCTGGCTCATGTTCTATTACACTCCCTATACAGGTCTTGCCTACAACAATATTCAGGATCTGCAGTTCGTGATCTTCGGCGGTAACCTCATGCGGGACCTTCACCGGTTTGCTGCACACGGAATGGTTCTTTTTGTGTGGTTGCACATGACGAGAGTTTTCCTCACCGGTGCTTACAAGGCTCCTCGCGAATTCAACTGGGTGGTCGGGGTCCTGCTGCTGGTGATGACGCTCATTCTGAGCTGGACGGGTTATCTTCTTCCCTGGGATCAGTTGGCCTATTGGGCAGTGACCGTCGGTACAAAAATGGCCTCCTACACGCCCTTTATCGGACAGAATGGTCCCTGGGGAGCACAGTTGGGATTTCTTCCAACAAACGACATTATGTTTATGCTTATCGGTGGTACTGTCGTTGGTCAAAATGCGCTCATCCGTTTTTATGTTCTTCACTGCGTCGTTCTCCCGCTTTTTGTGACGATCGCATTGGCCGTCCACTTCTGGCGCATTCGTAAGGATGGATTCTCCGGCCCATTGTAA
- a CDS encoding ubiquinol-cytochrome c reductase iron-sulfur subunit: protein MSTAMSGTGNQDSLKDAASPSDLGRRKFMLAAGWGVVGVTLAGSTYAAYKFMFPPILYEPPTVFKIGHVTEYGLGVDERWKLKGRFWVVRNMRGIYNMISICRHLGCTPNWFPDQKRFRCPCHGSIYDVHGNVRGGPAPRTLWRGQITKDPVDGALVVNTVVRLDPNPAQTPQGLWVKEKVKEVKPFWIEHSPPPGASCSSNRLLC from the coding sequence ATGAGTACAGCTATGAGCGGAACGGGAAATCAGGATTCCCTGAAAGATGCGGCCAGCCCATCTGATTTGGGTCGAAGAAAATTTATGCTGGCTGCCGGTTGGGGTGTTGTCGGCGTTACCCTGGCAGGTTCGACCTATGCAGCATACAAGTTTATGTTTCCTCCAATTCTTTATGAGCCGCCAACCGTATTCAAGATTGGCCATGTCACGGAATATGGTCTGGGTGTTGATGAACGATGGAAACTGAAAGGGCGTTTCTGGGTCGTCCGCAACATGCGCGGAATCTATAACATGATTTCTATCTGTCGCCATTTGGGATGTACACCCAACTGGTTTCCGGATCAAAAAAGATTTCGCTGCCCATGTCATGGATCGATTTACGACGTTCACGGGAACGTGCGCGGCGGTCCGGCTCCCAGAACACTTTGGAGAGGCCAGATCACAAAGGATCCAGTGGACGGAGCTCTCGTTGTCAACACTGTCGTTCGGCTGGACCCGAATCCGGCACAGACCCCGCAGGGTTTGTGGGTCAAGGAAAAAGTGAAGGAAGTGAAACCTTTCTGGATTGAGCATTCCCCCCCGCCAGGGGCTTCCTGTTCGTCCAATCGACTGCTTTGCTAA
- a CDS encoding FAD-dependent oxidoreductase, which produces MKGKYKLHIPEYQYYADQVACRKGCPVGTDAGGYVQAIRSGLYEKAYAIARGPNPFASVCGWVCNAPCEASCTRGNIDSPVTIRALKRFVTEKFGVEAVMDPASTLRYSTAPGVPYGRATGEKVAVIGGGPAGLTAAHDLARLGYRITMFEANKRLGGLFYLVPEYRLPRPLIQAEVDAIASMGFDIRLGTKVGKDVSFKEIQEEFKSVVVAVGAWGSRPVPFEGKELEHVYSALPFLQSVYLDHSPVPVGRRVAVVGAGNVAMDVCRTAVRLPGVEKVSVIALEDWNEMPADDMEIEDAVAEGVEFLVRKGTRRVVGEGKVQGLEVVRVLSVFDDQGRFSPTYDETEKSVIPFDSVVFAIGQTIDSSFIPSEHDSVVGRNGVIRANIHSMETGIPGVFAAGDVVTGPRIFIDAIAGGQKAAASVHRYLTGKSEEVKVYAVSTPVDHRGNPTPIWPVDFNVDGYYGISRANPSLLTPEFRKTNFELAELSFSEEEAREQASRCLTCHVNPIFEGEKCIMCGGCVDVCPEYALKMIPLSDVDLDQESTAKVVESFLGVELSKREEVGVDQNLDHSTAMIWEGSRCIRCGLCAKRCPTGAISMEFLEIKQEVALP; this is translated from the coding sequence ATGAAGGGGAAATATAAGCTTCACATACCAGAATATCAATATTACGCCGATCAGGTTGCCTGTCGGAAAGGCTGTCCCGTTGGAACAGATGCGGGCGGGTATGTTCAGGCAATCCGAAGCGGTCTCTATGAAAAAGCCTATGCCATTGCCCGGGGCCCAAATCCTTTTGCTTCTGTTTGCGGATGGGTATGTAATGCGCCCTGCGAAGCATCCTGTACTCGCGGAAATATTGATTCTCCCGTCACGATTCGAGCTCTCAAGAGATTTGTTACCGAAAAATTCGGTGTTGAAGCCGTCATGGATCCTGCGTCAACCCTCAGGTACTCGACTGCGCCAGGAGTTCCCTATGGGCGGGCAACAGGGGAAAAAGTTGCTGTTATCGGTGGCGGTCCTGCAGGGCTGACGGCTGCGCATGACCTTGCTCGTCTCGGGTATCGCATTACCATGTTCGAGGCAAATAAGCGTCTTGGAGGCCTGTTTTACCTTGTTCCGGAATACCGTTTGCCCCGGCCGTTGATTCAGGCTGAGGTAGACGCCATCGCAAGTATGGGATTTGATATTCGTCTGGGGACGAAAGTCGGGAAAGACGTTTCTTTCAAGGAGATCCAGGAAGAGTTCAAGTCTGTTGTCGTTGCTGTGGGCGCATGGGGCAGTCGACCGGTTCCTTTCGAAGGAAAGGAGCTTGAGCACGTGTATTCGGCCCTTCCATTCCTACAGTCTGTTTATCTGGATCATTCTCCTGTTCCGGTCGGTCGCCGTGTGGCTGTTGTCGGTGCCGGAAATGTTGCGATGGATGTTTGTCGGACAGCCGTTCGGCTTCCAGGGGTCGAAAAAGTAAGCGTTATTGCCTTGGAAGACTGGAATGAAATGCCGGCTGATGACATGGAAATCGAGGACGCGGTAGCCGAGGGAGTCGAGTTTCTGGTCAGAAAGGGGACCAGAAGAGTGGTTGGTGAAGGAAAAGTGCAGGGATTGGAAGTCGTCAGGGTTCTTTCCGTATTCGATGATCAGGGACGTTTTTCTCCGACATATGATGAAACGGAAAAGAGTGTCATTCCTTTTGACTCAGTTGTGTTTGCCATTGGTCAAACGATTGACTCCTCCTTCATTCCTTCGGAGCATGATTCGGTAGTCGGCAGAAACGGGGTGATTCGGGCCAATATCCACTCGATGGAAACAGGGATTCCTGGAGTGTTTGCCGCAGGTGATGTTGTGACGGGGCCAAGAATCTTTATTGATGCGATCGCGGGGGGGCAGAAGGCAGCAGCATCTGTGCATCGCTATCTGACAGGGAAATCAGAAGAGGTGAAGGTCTACGCTGTTTCCACTCCTGTCGATCATCGGGGGAACCCGACTCCAATCTGGCCGGTTGATTTCAATGTGGATGGATATTATGGAATTTCCAGGGCCAATCCGTCACTTTTGACACCGGAATTCCGAAAAACGAATTTTGAGCTTGCAGAACTGTCCTTTAGTGAAGAAGAAGCAAGGGAGCAAGCGTCCCGTTGCCTGACCTGCCATGTCAATCCTATCTTTGAGGGTGAAAAGTGCATCATGTGCGGGGGATGCGTAGACGTTTGCCCGGAATATGCACTGAAGATGATTCCCCTGTCCGATGTGGATCTGGACCAGGAGTCCACGGCCAAGGTTGTGGAAAGCTTCCTTGGGGTAGAGCTGTCGAAAAGGGAAGAAGTCGGGGTTGATCAGAATCTTGATCATTCGACGGCGATGATTTGGGAAGGGTCGCGGTGTATCCGGTGTGGGCTTTGTGCCAAGAGATGCCCAACCGGGGCAATCTCGATGGAGTTTTTGGAAATCAAGCAGGAGGTCGCCTTGCCATGA